ggagggagtaacatgcACGTTGAGATTGGACGCGGTGACGGGTTCTGATCGCACCCATGCTAATTCGTAGAGTCCGAGCACGGTCGACCTATGATGTCAGTAGAAACTGCTTTCTAAACCATCAAAGAGTTTATTTGCACTGTTTTAGAACTTGGGGAGATATTATACGTGGTTATGTGGTTGAAAATTGCATACGGCAAAAGATGATAACTTTTGGCCCACATGAAAACTGCCCTTGATATGTCCCACACAAAAGTAGCCCAACTAGAGCCTACGTAGGCCAGTCAAAGTTGCGGCCCACATTGAACCTAACAAGCCCAAGTGAGAACGACCCAGAAACTGTCAAAGCCCATCGGCCTAGAGTAGAGTCTACTTAGGCCAATCAGCGACCAATTTTGCTATATAGGCctcgtttggcacagctccagctcccaaCTCTAACTTatctagagctgtgccaaacggtaCAAATTCTCTGTTTTTTAGAGCGGAGTTCACATAGCAGCTCCACAAATTTGTACtacgggggtggagctgggtttttgctgttccacagctccactccaccccaaaagatccactaccctttaattttttaatgtatttacacaaaaataccATTGAACTACCCCAAAACTCCTCCTCACATTCTCTCTCCTCCCGTCTTCTCCGGCAAGATCCTGCGGCGGGCGGGCTGGCAAcgctggcgccggcggcaaccggcgaTGGTCGGGCAGGTGGCAGTGGCGCGGGGGCTCGGCGGCGGTGCGTGGCCTGGGCGACGGCGCGTGGGCTGGTCGACGGCGCGCGGGCTGGTCGGCGGAGCAGGGGctagcggcggcgcgctggctCGGTGGCGGAGCgggggctggcggcggcgcgcggactGGCCGGCTGGCAGTGGggattctttattttctttttttttcaatttttttcagatatgAAGCTAGAAGGTTGCCAAACACTTCTGATGGGTCTGCAACTCCAACAGGAGTTAACTCTAACTAGAGTAGAAGTTTAGAGCTgagagttggagtttggagcctTACCAAACGGGGCctatttatcgataaattttatttcaaaaatttaaCATGTGTAAACATAGTACAGTCATAATAATTGCATCGTAACTTGTATTTAACTTTTATGTGTTTTGGCGgcatgacaaaaaaaagttgCTAACAATTATACCACGATTATACTGTATTTATATCTgtaaaattttttgaagaaaattcGTCACAAAATATATAGGTAGTTCCGAAGTTCTAGATGAGGCTACGTTCTTAGGTGAAGGTTGGGAACCCTCACTCCAACACGAAAAATTAgtacgtgtgattaattaattgttaaaaaaattcaaaaaggattaatataattttttaagcaatttttttatagaatttttttttataaaacacataccgtttagcagtttaggaagcgtgcgcgcggtaAATAAAAGAGTGAGGTTGGGAACTTGAACTTAATAACACAGCCTGAGTGGAGAACAGTGGAGCATGACACAAATCTTGAATCCTCTCTCGAATTTAACCTGTACTCACCCTCAATTCCTCAAAGGACGCGGAGATTTTAGGAAAGAAAATCGACAACCATGAGAGATGGAAGAATTGCCACGCATTTCTACCCTCGATATACCTCCAACAAATCAATCCAACACCACCGATCCAATCGATCACCAACCTCCGATTTCGACATGCCCCGACACAGTACACCCGGCCCCAAGCTTTTGCTTAATTCGCACTGATCATCATATGCATAAAGCATATCAAAGCTACTGTCCTGTCAACCTCTACCACCGCACATCTCACATACCcatctttttttaagataatagaatataatataatcccggcctttactcaaaaagctatagccaattattacaccaaCTCAACAAAAACTCACACATGAATAAACAAAAACGCAGACGAACAAATAAAAACTCACACAGCATAAAAAGAACACAAAAATTATTAaattctatttgtgaatctcacATACTCATCTGCCGATGGGCCATCTCAATAGTGCCAATGGCGCCATCCACCATTACAAAGGTGTCTCCACCGATCGAACGTTCGACGTCGAACcaccactagctagctagctagccatgccCCTCCTGCTGCAGctggcgctcgccgtcgccgtcgccgtcgccatggccggcacggcgacgacgacgacgacgcacacGCGGTTCTACATGCACGACACGGTGACCGCGTCGGCGTCAGGGggcgggccggcggcgacggcggtgcgcgTGGtgaggggcgcggcggcggcggcgctgccgggcGACGCGGTGAACCGGTTCGGCGACCTGTACGCCGTCGACGACCCGCTGACGGACGGCGCCgacgcgccgtccgccgccgtgggGCGCGCCAGAGGGTTCTACATGTTCGCGTCGCGGACGGACTCGGCGCTGCTGTTCAGCGCCACCATGGAGTTCACGGCGGGGgtgcaccgcggcggcgccgtgtcGGTGCTCGCCAGGGACGCCATCCTCGACGAGGTGAGGGAGCtgccggtggtcggcggcgccggcgtgctccgcggcgccgccgggtacGGCCTCCTCAGGACGCACTCCTTCAACGCCACCACCAACAACGCCGTCCTGCAGATCGACATGTACCTCACCGTGTAGAAGATCGACTACAAGTTCTTGCCCACGATCTGAATTAGTTGCAGTTACCGTGTACTTACCGACTACAAGTTGCTCAAAGGTGCCGATTCTGTATATTTTCACTCTACGGAAGTAGAAAAAGATCTTATGTACCAGTTTTAAATAAACTGATGCCTATAAGCCAATACTTATGAGGGGTTTCGTAGCAGTATAAATTCATTACTAGCGAGAGTTCAAAGTGGGTCTTATAATAAGTTAGACATCTACTATTCTACCTACCCTTGGTTTGTCTAAAAATAAGTTCATCACAAATTTTTCTTAGTATTGTACGAAGGGaatatgcatttattttgggataaaagaGTATATATGTGACATGTATGAAGTTACAAAACATTTTTGTTTATAAGATTCGAGAGTTAGGACTTCTCGACATCTCTGATGGGAGTACGAAGTTTAGTGTGACTTTCTGTGTCGTCGAGATGATAAGAAAGCAGTTTGAAGTGGTGGGAAGGCTCAGCCCTAGTGTCGCCCTCCCCCTCGGGCGACACGAGTGGTTACTAGGCCGCCGTCAcccgcctctccctccctccccctccgcctcgccgccgcccgagcagcCGCCGACAAAGCCAcgcggccgcaaggacggcgacggcggggcttCGCTCTTCTCCATGCAGGGGCAAGGGGGGCTGCTCAGCGTATGGGATAGTGCCCATATCCGTGCCGTCCGGCTGGATCTGGAGGGGGAAATGACAGCGGCTAGCTAGTGCAGAGGAGTGGCGGCGTTtgggcggggtggcggcggtgtgtGGAGGTGAATGCGGCGGTGAAGTGACCGCCAGATCCACGCTTGGATCTGGCGAGGAAGCGGCCGACGGTGGGGGCTGCTGCTGGTGACGGTCGGCGGGGCCCGatggcacggcggcgggcgaggtcCGACTTCGCAACGGCCGGATGACAACTAGTGGCGACCGACGCTGTGGGCGACAGAGGCAGGGACTGGCGGCAACGGCGCTACTGCGTGGTGGCCTGCGGAGGCACGTGCGACGGCGCGGAGGCCCCGGTAAccgcgacgacggtggcggaggGGCAGGAGGCTGCACCCGCGAAGGAGGTGGCGACATGCGCGGGCGACAGCACGCAATGGTTGCAGCTGGTTGGTGAGGTCGAGGCTCGGGCGGCAGATTGCGTCGGCGGAGGTGGCGCTGGTGGTTGCGGCtggccggcgaggtcgaggctCGGCTGACAAACCGCGATGGCAGAGGTGGCGCTGGCTCGCCGAAGGAGAGTTGCGGCCGGAAGCCGTCCAACACGTGTAGGCTTGGCCGGTTGAGTCAAGGACGGCCAGTGCATGATGGCTGCGCAGCGGGAGACAACGTCGGGGGAGGCGGAGCCCGGTGAGGTGGCTGCAAGCGGAGACTGGCCGGCGGAGGGCACCGGTGCAGTGTACCCACGCGCCGGCAGAGGTTTTGATGGCGGTGGAGCAATGGAGCTGTGGTAGATTAGCAGGTGGTGGACAgtgggtgaaaacctagccaGCCTCGGCTAGATCGACAATCGATGGCGCTCCAGCGTCATttccctcctgagggcgttgtcgtgccgtctcacccctcaaggATGATTgtcgggcgaaagcccagtctcaACTCTCTTGAGACCTTGACaaacggcggtggcggttttTCCGTCGCTTTCTCCTTGGAGATGTCGTCTAGGCATCCCCTTGCCAAAACCAACCGAACTTTTGGCACAAGCACGCTCTAGATTTCTCCCTCTTGTGGCGGCGTCCTAGTTTCTATGAGTTGGCCACGGCGGAGGTCCTAGGGGGGAGAGGTATTCCATCTTCTCTCTGACCCTCTCTCCCTAAATCCTGAATATGTGGATAGAGTTGGGCTTGTGTTATTTGTAAGAGGAGGGTTTTGGGTGATCTCGGTTGTTTCCGTTGTTGGCATAGCGGCGATCGGTCACGCATAGCGGCGGTCGGTCCGATGCTAGTCTTCTTCAGGTCATGTGGTTTGgtgctgtcggtgtgtgggtggtggtatatatttttgtttttcctagTTACGACTCTCCAGAGTTgtaatcttaattttttttcctgctctatcaatagaacttcgcaccgtcttaTACAActgagtcgttaaaaaaaagaacttctgTGTCATCGGATTCTGAAACCAGCACCAATAGTGGCACATAGGAGGAAGCAGCGGGCGACGGCTGCAGCTAGCTGCTCCAGCCCTGGCAACTGAACAGGCCCAATGCGATATAAGCAAATTTTGTATGACAAAATgaatataaaaattttgtgagaaaatgaaaattttcaaacgGTGAAGCAAATCGATCGAGCAATACATGAGGCATGCAACAAGTGCGGCTACCTACTACCAGCAGCTTCCtctctagtatatatataactcACATATGCCTTTTCTCTACTTGGCT
The nucleotide sequence above comes from Oryza glaberrima chromosome 11, OglaRS2, whole genome shotgun sequence. Encoded proteins:
- the LOC127754173 gene encoding pterocarpan synthase 1-like; its protein translation is MPLLLQLALAVAVAVAMAGTATTTTTHTRFYMHDTVTASASGGGPAATAVRVVRGAAAAALPGDAVNRFGDLYAVDDPLTDGADAPSAAVGRARGFYMFASRTDSALLFSATMEFTAGVHRGGAVSVLARDAILDEVRELPVVGGAGVLRGAAGYGLLRTHSFNATTNNAVLQIDMYLTV